From the genome of Miscanthus floridulus cultivar M001 chromosome 10, ASM1932011v1, whole genome shotgun sequence, one region includes:
- the LOC136489575 gene encoding LOW QUALITY PROTEIN: transcription factor bHLH84-like (The sequence of the model RefSeq protein was modified relative to this genomic sequence to represent the inferred CDS: substituted 2 bases at 2 genomic stop codons): MHLCRHGFKEDYETWTEHGEGLISHDGYDGVGNREGTDEVDQMDQMLVELAGHHPPILDAEPSAYAKAFYRMVASADELVHDRTTHSRLSAVARLFAVKSRYNMSIVEYNDILGIVHELLPPDSKLPNDFYQSRKLLEGLGMQYIKIDVCYNNCMLFYKDNKDKDKCDFYGANRIISSIWSEESEMIAHLQSMFWSSSIADSCLSSPDSSTSSCVEPSTLPTTLFLPLDENDCYDKEQVQCQNTGAVWCFDHQSQVFAPIFSGVTSNKRACLMDENKKSKNSKKPRTIALASRTSSIAPANEINTELVNQSFSWSCSSEDDSIGECEESVVLKQSTSSRCRSRSSKDLQSLYANVRNTXCXFQERINERLSTLQQLIPNGTKVDMSTMLEETVQYVKFLQLQIKLLSSEDTWMYAPLTYNHMSMDLSPNVAVKQS; the protein is encoded by the exons ATGCATTTGTGTAGGCATGGTTTTAAGGAAGACTATGAAACTTGGACTGAGCATGGTGAGGGGCTGATTTCACATGATGGATATGATGGTGTGGGAAATAGAGAGGGCACTGATGAAGTTGATCAGATGGATCAAATGTTGGTTGAGCTTGCTGGGCACCATCCACCTATACTGGATGCTGAACCGTCAGCATATGCCAAAGCTTTCTATAGGATGGTTGCTAGTGCAGATGAGTTGGTGCATGATAGAACCACACACTCACGCTTGTCTGCTGTAGCTCGCTTGTTTGCTGTGAAGTCACGGTACAACATGTCCATCGTAGAATATAATGATATACTAGGCATAGTACATGAACTCCTTCCTCCTGACTCCAAGTTACCTAATGACTTCTACCAATCTAGGAAATTATTAGAGGGTCTTGGTAtgcaatatatcaaaattgatgttTGCTATAACAATTGCATGCTATTCTACAAAGATAACAAGGACAAAGATAAATGTGATTTTTATGGTGCTAATCG CATTATTAGTTCTATTTGGAGCGAGGAATCTGAGATGATTGCTCACCTGCAGTCAATGTTCTGGAGCAGCAGCATTGCTGATTCCTGCCTTTCTTCTCCTGACAGCAGCACTAGTTCTTGTGTTGAACCTAGCACATTGCCTACTACCTTGTTCCTTCCACTTGATGAAAATGACTGCTACGATAAAGAGCAAGTGCAATGTCAGAACACTGGTGCTGTTTGGTGCTTTGATCACCAGAGTCAGGTCTTTGCTCCAATTTTTAGTGGAGTTACAAGTAACAAGAGGGCATGTCTTATGGATGAGAATAAGAAGAGTAAGAATTCTAAGAAACCCCGAACCATTGCCCTG GCATCAAGGACAAGTTCAATTGCTCCTGCTAATGAGATTAACACTGAGCTTGTCAATCAGAGCTTTTCCTGGAGTTGCAGCTCTGAAGATGATTCAATTGGTGAATGTGAAGAATCTGTTGTTCTGAAACAAAGTACCAGTTCAAGATGTCGTAGTCGGTCCTCAAAGGATTTACAGAGCCTTTACGCAAATGTCAGAAATACTTAATGCTAATTTC AAGAGAGAATCAATGAAAGACTAAGCACGCTGCAGCAGCTAATTCCTAATGGCACCAAA GTTGACATGAGCACTATGCTGGAGGAAACAGTTCAGTATGTCAAGTTCCTGCAGCTGCAAATAAAG CTCCTGAGCTCTGAAGATACATGGATGTACGCACCTCTTACCTATAACCACATGAGCATGGACCTCAGTCCAAATGTTGCTGTGAAGCAATCATGA